GTCGTAGTACTGGGTGTGATACCGGCTCGTGAGCCAGACGCCCTTCGGCGGCTCCTGGCCGAGCGCGATACCCATGTCGGCCCAACTGCCGTTGTTGGCGACCCACGTCTCCGGCACCGACTCGAACTCCACCTCGCCGACGGGGGCCATCTCCACCGAGTAGGGAGTGTCACTCGGCGTCGCGGTCGCGGTCGACGTGGCGGTCGGCTCCGTCCCGCCGCCGTCGGTCGGTGTCTCCGTCTCCGTGCCACTGTTACAGCCAGCCAACAGCGCAGCGCTCGCCGCCGTTCCGGTCAGGAATGTGCGTCGTCGCATACCCACGCCTCTCATTTTGGCCCACCTAAACCCGTCAATTTTTCGGCCGGCCTAATCTGGTACGTGCGTGAATTTATGCCACACCGCACGCCACTCCACTGGTATGGTGATGAGCGCCGCGGAGGCGATGGAGGAGTACGGACCGAGTGAGATAACGACGGACCGGATACTGACGGTCGATGACCCGGCCTACACCGACGAGAACGTCGCGCTCGTCACGGGGGCCGCGAGCGGCATCGGACGCGCTATCGCGCTGTGTCTCGCCGGCAACGGGCTGACGGTCGCCGGCGTCGACGTGGACACGGACGGACTCGACGAGGTGACGGCCCGCGCCGAGACGCTCGGACTCCCCGGCGGTATCGAGTCGGTCGAGGCCGACCTCACCGAGGAGTCAGACATCGAGCAGGCGGTCGAACGGGCCGCCGACCTCGGTGACCTCCGGTATCTCGCCAACGTCGCGGGACTCCAGACGATCGCCCCCATCGCCGAGTTCCCGACCGAGAAGTACGACCTGATGCACGACGTGATGCAGCGTGCGCCGCTCCTGTTGAGCAAGGCCGCCTGGCCCCATCTCGAGGAGTCGGGCGGCGTCATCGGCAACATGTGTTCGGTCCACGGTCACATCGTCACGGAGGACAAGGTGGCGTACAACACCGTGAAGTTCGCGCTCCGGGGGCTGACCCAATCGATCGCCGCCGAGGGCGACGGCGACATCCGGGGCTTTTCGGTCTCCACGGGGTTCGTGAAGACGCCCCTCGTCGCCAAACAGCTCCCCGACTCCGCCGAGTCGCGCGGCCTCTCGGTCCCCGAGACGGTCGAACAGGTCATCCTCGGGGCGAGCAAGGTCAAGCGGATGATGGAGCCGTACGAGGTCGGGAATCTGTTCGTCCACGGCTTCTCCCACCACGCCAGCCACCTCAACGGCGACGACATGACCCACGACGGCGGGATGTCGACGACCTACTGACTCACAGCCACTCGGCGAACGTCCCCTCGATGAGCGTCCCCTCCTGCTCGTCGAGATACTCGGCCTGCATCCCCCACAGCGCCTCGGTGAACGGCTCGCCGGCGTCGAACCGCTCGCGGACGCGGGTACGCTTCCACGATGCGGGCGTCACGCAGCGGTCGACCCGCTCACGGAGCGGGCGGAGATACCGATTCGCCTCCTCGGGGCTGACGCCGCTGCGTTCTAGCCCGGACCGCGCGAACTCGAACAGCTCCGCGTACAGCGTCTCCGCGTTCGTCGTCACCTCGCCGTCGGCCGTCACCCACTCCATCTCGGCGTCCAACCCGTCTTCTGCGGCCGCGTAGAAGTTCTCGCGGGCGGTCTCCCACGACTGGTCGTACACCGGGTGTTCGAGCCGGCGCAGCGACTCCATCAGCCCGGCGAAGGCCGCGAGGAACGCGATCGAGTCGCGCACGGTCGGCTGGCTCGCGATGGGGCGGAACTCGATGCGCGCGTTCGCGCTCTTGCGCGAACTCCCCTCGATGACGGGCCGCACCCACCGCCAGTAGGAGCCGTGTTTGTGCCGATAGTGGGCAAAGCGGTCGTCGAACCGCCCGCCCTCAGACTGGAGTTCGGGGACGACGGTCGTGTCGGCCGCCACCCGGTCGACGGCCTCCTCGATGGTGTCGAAGTCGCGCGGGAACCGCACCTTCGGGTCGTCGTCGGGGTTGAGCACCGACTCGAAGACGTGGATGCGCCCGCTGTCGGGCGACTCCTCGATGACCCGCGCCGGCTCGTCGGTGTAGAGGTCCGGCGGGAAGAAGGGTGAGTTCACCCCCAGCGCGAGCAGCGGCCCCGCGATACGCAGCGCGTACCGGAAGTACGTCGGAAGCTCCGACGCCTGCGGCACCTGGTAGTGGGGCTGTATCGACGTGATGAGACTCTCCGGCATCACGGTCCGGGCGTCGAGTTCGACCCCCGGCGCGTCGAGCGCCATGTCGGCGCTGAAGTCGGTGTTCGCCATCGCGTGATACCGGACGGCGTCGCTCATGTTCGTCGCGAGCCGAATCCCGTCTTCCTCGATGGAGTCGGCGAGATACGACCCCGCGGTCTCGCCGACCGGCGGCTGGGTCCAGATGCCGTCCGAGACGAGCCGCAACCCTTCGGTCGTCGCCACCTCCTGTGCGGCCGAGAGCCGCGCTTGCACCTCGGCCTCCTGTGCGCGCAGGCCGTACCCCGACAGCGGCTGCGGGGAGGTGGACATCTCGGCGTTGTGCAGCCCCAGCTCCTTCTCGAAGCCCACGTACTCCAGCAGTCGCCGCGGGACGCGCGCGAGCGCCCCCGAGTCGTCGACGGCGTAGAACTCGTACTCGAAGCCGACGACGCCCTGCGCGTTGTCGAAGGTCCCCTCGTGGAGTTCGCGTTTCAGCTCCTCGATTTCGGCTTCGACGCGCGCCGCGAACGTCTCGGAGTCGGTGTCGAGTATCTCCCGTACTTCCGTTGCGAGCTCCGAGCCTGACATACTGCGTCGGTCGGGCGCGGGGGATTTAGAACCCGTCGGCTGCGCCCGCAAGCAGCGCCGCGAGCCGGTCGCGGTGGAAGTCGACCGCAGCACTCCCCGTCCGCTCCGGGTACCCCGGCCGCGTCACCTCGCCGTTGGAGTCGACGGCCGACCGGACGACCGCCGCGAGCCGGTAGAGCCGCGGCACCGACGGAAGCGGCCGCTCGGCGGCGTAGCCGTCCCGAAACGCGGCCCGCAGCGGCTCCGCGTCGCCGTACCACGCACAGATGAGGTGGTCGGCCTTCGCCACCGACAGCGCCGGGTCCGCGGCCAGCGGCTCCCCCCAGTCGAGTACGGCTGTCACTCCGTGGTCGTCGTCGTAGACGGCGTTTCCGGGCCGAAAATCCCACGGGTAGAGCCGCGCCGGCGGTCGTTCGGGGAGGTCTGCGTCGGCGAGTGCGGTCTCCACTGGTTCGCGCAGGTCCGACAGCGAGGGGGGGAGCGCCGCCAGCCCGGCGTCGAGGTGCTCCCCGAACCACGCCCGCCAGTCGGCGTCGGTCGCGCGTAGCTCCCCGTCCGTGAGCCTCACGTCGCCGTAGCCGTCGAACCGGAACGCCTCGTGGCAGGCGGCGAGCCAGCGGCCGAACGAGCGGGCGACGGTCTCTCGGGTGGGTAGTGGCAGCCCGGCGAACCGCTCGTGGAGGTCGTCGCCGGACGCGCGCTCGACGACGGCGTACCGACCGCCCTCGTAGCTCTCCTCCGCGAGAATCGCGGGCGTCGGGACCGACGTGCGCTCACGGACCGCGCGGGCCAGCGCCAGCTCCGTCCGGAACGCTGCCGGTCGCGTCGATAGCTGGACCACGACCTCGCCGTCGTCGAGCGTCACCAGGTACGTCCGCTTGTGGTTTCCCCGCTGGACGGGGTCCACCCGCCGCACCGACCGGTCGGGAAGCGCCTCGGCGACGGCGTCGGCCGCGTTCATATCTCCGGGTAGGACTGTGGACGTATGGGCCCGACGCTCGCGGCACTCACGACCCGAGCACGGCAGCCAGTTCGTCGACCGACCGAAGCGTGTGGGTCGGGCGGCGGTCGCCGGGGCCGTCGCCGTCGGCATCGAGCCACGCGACCGGGAGGCCGGCATCGAGCGCGCCGTCGACATCGTGTTCCAGCGAGTTTCCCACGTAGAGGACGCGCTCGGGGGAGACGCCGAGGGCGGCAACCGCGCGATTGAACGGCTCACGGTGCGGCTTTCGCCGGTCGAGTTCGCCGGCGTACACGACCGGGTCGAACGCGCCGTCGAGCCCGAGCGCGGCGAGCTTCGTCGACTGGCGCGGCTCCGGCCCGTTGGTGAGCAGGCCGACGGGACCGTTCGCGCGGGCTGCCGCGAGCGCCCGCTCGGCCCCCGGGAGGAAGGTCACGTCCGTCCAGTCGAGCCGGGCGACGAACGCCTCGGCCCACGCGCGGGCGTCGAGCGGTCGACCGCGGTCGGCGGCGACGCGTGCAATCCCGTCCGCGAGCTGCTCGGTCTCGCCGTCGAACTCCGTGATTTCCCGCATCGCGACCCACAGGTCCGCCGGCTCGCCGACCGGCTCGACGCCGAGGTCCTCGAAGGCCCCTCGAAAGACCGGCTCGATGGCCTGCTCGTGGCGACAGAGCGTGCCGTCGAGGTCGAACAACACTGCCGCGTACCGGCCCATACACGCCGAAGGGGCCGCGTCGATGCAAGGGTTTCGGGGCCGGCACGGCGACGGACCGCAGCCGCGGGCCGATGAATCCCCACGGGGCTTTTGTACCAGCGGCCGGTCTTACCATACAATGAGTGATTCGCCCGGCAATCACCCGTCGATTTCGGCGGCGACGCCGGCTACAGACGCCGACCGAGCATGGACGTTTGAGGCCGTCCACTCCGTGTCTCGGACGTTTACGCTCACCATCGAACTCCTAGAAGAGCCTGTCGACGCGTGGGTCTGTACCGGTTATCTACTCTGCCGCATCGCCGACACCATCGAGGACGATCCGTCGATTCCGCCGCGCGAACGCGCCCGTCTGCTCGAGCTGTACGACGACGTGCTCGACCCCGACCACCCCGCCACCGTCGAGGCGTTCCTCACCGAAGTCGAGCCACATCGACCCGACGACCCCAACGCCGACTGGCAGGTCGTCGGCGACACCGAGCGCGTCTTCCGCGTCTTCGCCTCCCTCGATGCCGACGTGCAGGCCGCCATGCGCTCCGTCGTCCGCGAGATGGCCACCGGGATGGCCGACTTCCTCCGCGACCACGCCGACGAGGGTGGGCTTCGGCTCCGCACCGTCGACGAACTCGAGGAGTACTGCTGGTACGTCGCCGGCACCGTCGGGAAGCTGCTCTCGAATCTCTTTCGCGTCTACGGCGCGGAGGAGACCGACCCCGAGGACGCCCGCCAGTTCGCGCTCTTGCTCCAGCTCGTCAACATCGCGAAGGACGTGCGCGACGACTACGAGACGGAGAACAACGTCTACCTGCCGGGCGAACTGCTGGAGGCCGAGGGCATCGACCACGAGGCCGTCGCGGACCCCAGCGCGACCGACTCGGTCGCCCGCGTCGTCGCCCGCATCACGGACCGCGCGACCGACTACGCCGACGGCGCACGCCGGTATCTCCGCACCCTCCCCGAGGACGAGGTGGGTATCCTCGCCGGGATGGGGATGCCGTATCTGCTCGCCATCGCCACCATCCGCGAACTGAACGAGCGGGCCCACGAGGCCGTCACCAACATCGACGCGGTGAAGATGAGCCGCGAGGAGGTCGAACTCCTGTACGCCGAGATGGCGAACGACGTGACCCACGAGAAAATCGACCGGCTGGCCGAGACCGTCCGCGAGCGACCGTACACGGCCTCCGAGAACTGACCGCGAACGCCGTCGCTGTCTGCGTTCTGTCGAATCGAAAACTGAGACGCCTACTCGTCGAGTCGCTTCGGCTGTGGTCCGTGGCGCGGCTGGAGCGGAATCAGTCGGCGGTCGGTGGTCGGTGTCGGGCGAGTCGTGGTGCGTGTTGCGGTTTGTGTTGTCATGCGGGATATGGTCGGGTCGGTCTGTGAGCAGTGCGTTCGGTCACGAAGCCTGCCGGTGTACTACCATACCCTCACTGTGCGGGCGTCTATAATAAATGTTCATGTTCTATCCCGGTCCTACACGTCCGCCGAGTAGACCCGCCGTCGCGCTCGGCAACACCGTCGTCGTGAAGCCGGCGACGAACACGCCGGTGGTCGGCGGCTTGCTCTTCGGCGCGCTTGCCGAGGCCGCGGGCATCCCCGACGGCGTCATCAACGTCGTCACCGGGCGCGGCTCCGACGTTGGCGATGCGGTCGCCAGCCACCCCGAAAGCGATGCGGTCGCCTTCACCGGCTCCACGCCGGTCGGGAAACACGTCGCGAGCCTCGCGGCCGAGAACCTCGCGATTCAGGCGATGGAGCTCGGCGGCAACAACGCCCACGTCGTCACCGAGAGCGCCGACCTCGATGCGGCCATCGACAGCGCCGTCTTCGGCTCCTTCGTCCACCAGGGGCAGGTGTGTATCTCCATCAACCGCCATATCGTCCACGAGTCGGTGTACGACGAGTACGTCGAGCGGCTCACCGAGCGCGCCGCGTCGCTGCCCGCCGGCTCCGCCCACGACGACACCGTCGTCGGTCCCATCATCGACGAGAGCCAGCGCGACGAGATGCTGGGGTACGTCGAGGAGACGGTCGACGCCGGCGCGACCCTCGAAACCGGCGGCTCCACGGTCGGCCTCGACGGCGTCGACGACTCGCTCGTCGTCGAACCGACCGTCCTCTCTGACGTGACCAACGACATGGCCGCCGCCTGCAACGAGCACTTCGGTCCCATCGCGCCGGTCATCCCGTTCGAGACCGTCGACGAGGCGGTCGACCTCGCCAACGCGACCGACTACGGGCTGTCGGGGTCGGTCCACGGTGACCTCGACACCGCCCTCGACATCGCCGACCGCATGGACACCGGCCACGTCCACGTCAACGACCAGCCCATCAACGACGAGGCGCACGTCCCCTTCTCGGGCACGAACGCCTCCGGCATGGGTGGGTACAACAGCGAGACCATCATGAACGAGCTCACCGAGACGAAGTGGATTTCGCTCCAGCGCGAGGAGCGCGAGTACCCCTTCTGACTCGCCGGTCGCTCCACGCTTTTCGTGCTGGCGGTCCTAACGCGGGTATGCCAGCTATCGGTGTCATCGGAGCCGGAGCCGCGAGCGCGGCGGCCACGTACGTCCTCGATACCGCCCTTCCCGAGGCGAGCGTGACCGTCCTCGAAAAGTCGGGCGGGGTCTGTGGCCGCGCGGCCACCCGCCGCCGGGGCGACTACGAGTACGTCTACGACTACGGCGCGAACTACGTGAAAGACGACGACGAGCGCGTCACCGACCTGCTCACCGAGCAGCTCGACTCCGACGGGCTCGTCGACGCCAGCGAACCAATCTACGTCTTCGAAGACGACGGGGAGATACAGGAGGGACGCGACGCCGACGACCACAAGTGGAGCTACGAGCGCGGGCTCACGCAAATCGCGAAGCGGCTCTTCGCCGAGACGGACGCCGACATCCACCGACGGACGCGCGTCGAGACCATCGAGCGCGACGGCGAGCAGTGGCGACTCCACGATACGGACGGAGGTGGTGGCGACTCCGCGTCTGACGTCACCGACGGGGAGTCGTGGGGGCCTTTCGACGCCCTGCTCGTGAACCCGCCCGCCCCCCAGACCGCCCAACTGCTCCGCGATGCTGACTGGGACCACGAGGTGCGTGAGACCCTCGCCGAGGCTTGTGAGGCGGTCCCGTATCGGAGCATCTACACCGCCGTCCTCGGCTACGAGTTCGACCTCGACGTGCCCTACTACGGCCTGGTCAACGTCGACAAGGACCACGAGGTCGGCTGGCTCTCGCGCGAGGAGTGTAAGGCCGGCCACGTCCCCGACGGCCAGTCCGTCCTCGTCGTGCAAGCGAACCACGAGTGGTCGGTCGAGCATTACGACGACGACCCGGAATCCAACGTCACCGCGCTCGCCGACCACGCCGCCGATATCGTCGGCGACGACCGCCTGCGCGACCCGGCGTGGTCGGACCAGCAGGGCTGGCGGTACGCGCTCCCCGACGACGGCGTCGCCCACGGTCCCGTCGACAGCGCCGCGTCTCACGGTCTCTACTGTCTCGGCGACTGGGTCGGCGGCGAAGCGCGGCTCCACGTCGCCCTCAGAAACGGACTCGACACCGGCGAACGGCTCGCCTACTCGCTGTAGGCTGGGCGTCTACTCCCGGCAAAGCGTCGAGCAGTCGCTAGCGACGTTAGAATTGAAGAAGTAGTCCGTACTGGATTCGAACCAGTGTCGTTGCCCCCAGAAGGCAACAGGATTGGCCACTACCCTAACGGACTGTGCAACTACCGATAGCGCGTTAGGTCATATGAGGCTTGCGAAAGCCGGCGCTCTCGGTCACTCTGGGTCTCCGGAGTCGTCGTGTTCCTTCCGGTGGCAGTTTGCACAGAGCACGATACACTTCTCTATCTCCTCGCGAATAGAGGCTTTCGAGAACGCGCGATTCACCATCCGCGCGACTCCGTCCCGCTTCTCGACGCCGTCTGGATGGTGGAAGTCGAGACACGCTGGGTCGGATTCGCCACAGCGCTCACACTGACAGTGCTCGCGCTTGTACTCTGCGAGCCACGCTCGAAGCTCCTTTCGCCGTCGTTTCTTCTTTCCCTGCTGCCGGTCGCGGTTCTTCCGATACCATCGCTGGTGTGGCGACAGCTCTTCCCACACCTCGCCGTCGTCGAGTTCCACGTCGTCGGGCTTTGGCTCGACCCGCGAGATACCGGTCTGTCCGCCGGCCTCGACCGTCTCCAACCCTGCCCGCGCTTTGGCCTCGTTCCAACCACCGACCACTCGCATGATTGTGGTCGACGCCGGCTGATATCCCAGTTCGTCGTACTGTACCTTCGACGGCGACTCGTCGAGTTCGGCTGCCGCTTGACGGAGTGCGTCCAGACACTCCCGTTCGGTCACCATAGCTCGGGTCGCGCCCAATCCGCAATCAACGCTCGCTCCGGTACTCGTCGTAGGCCGCCCACGAGGGGTCGCTCCCCGGATGGGCGAGTCGCTCGCCGGACTCGAAGACGCCCTCACCGTCCGACACCGTGCCGACGACCGCGGCTGGGGTTCCCTGCTCAGCGAGTCGCTCGACCGCGCGCTCGGCGTCGGTGGGGTCGATAGCGACCAGCAGCGTCCCCGAGGAGGTGACCTGCAGCGGGTCGACGCCGATGGCGTCACAGACGGCCCGCACGCCCTCGCCGTAGGTGAACGCGTCGCGGTCGATGTCAATCCGGACGCCGGCGCTGTCTGCCATCTCGACGAGCCCGCCCTGCACTCCACACTCGGTCGCGTCGTGCATCGCGTGGGTGTCGAACGCGGCGAGCGCGAGCGCGTCCTCGACGCAGGCCACGTCGTCGAGTCGGGCCTGGCCGGCAGCGACCGTCTCGGCGTCGAGGTCCAACTGCTCGGGGAACATGGAGGCGAACAGGCCGGCCGTCTCGCCCGCCGGCCCGGTCGTCACGAGCAGGGCGTCACCGGGCTGTGCGCCGTCGGGGCGAATCACGTCGTCGTGGTCGCCGACGCCGAGGACGGTCGCCGCCCCGACCCACGGGAACTGGACGCCGGCGTAGCGGGCGGTGTGGCCGGTGGCGACGCTGACGCCGAGTTCGCGCGCGCGGTCGTCCATCGCGCGCCACGCTGCGGCGAACTGCTCGTCGGTCAGCTCCGGCGGGAGGCTGAAGCCGACGGCGATGTGGCTCGGCGCGATACCGGAGACCGCCACGTCCGCGAGACAGATATCGAGGGCGAACCGACCGGCGCGCTCGAAGCCGAGTCCCGGCGGGAGCGACAGCGGGTCGGTCGCGAGCACGAGCGCCTGCCCGCCCACGTCGAGCACGCCGAAATCAACGCCGGCCTGCGGGCCGATGTACACGTCCTCGCGGTCCGCGCCGAGGTGCGGATAAATCTCCTCACGGAAGAACTGGCCGCCGACCTTGCCGAGTTCGGGCATATCCCCCCGACTCGCGCCACCGGCAAAGCCGTCCCGCTTGCTTTCCGTTGGACAGGAGTGTCCAATCGCCACCGCTAAGTTGTGAAGCTGTACAGCTGTGTGCATGTACGTTGGCCGATTCGTCGTCGTCTCGCCGGAGGTCGCCGCCTACCGCGTCTCCTCGCGCTCGTTCCCGAACCGTCACGTCTACGAGCGTGACGGCGCGCTCGTCGTCGGTCCGACCGAAGACGCCCCCGAGACCGACAACCCGTATATCGCCTACAACTGCGTCCGGACGACCGACGACACCGCCGTCGTCGGCAACGGGAGCCACGTCGATTCCATCACGGAGAAGCTCGCGCTCGGCTACCCCGCACGTGATGCCCTCGTCACCGCGCTTCACGCGCTCGACTTCGAGAAGGACGACTACGACACGCCCCGCGTCGCCGGTACCGTCTCCCCGGAGGGCGCGTACATCGCCACCGTCCGCCGGGATGCGCTTCACGTCCAGGCGGTCACGGAGCCGACGCTCGTCGCCACCTACGAGCGAGATACGCCCGCCGGCTACGACCTCGACGCGACCGACCCCGCGGGCGCGGCCCGCGAGCTGTACGACGCCGACTTCGAGCACGCCGTCTGTGCGGCCGCCGTCGCGCCTGTCGACGATGGATTCGAGACTGCCTACGTGAACGAGTAGGCCCAGTTTGAAGCCGCCTGCGACCGAACTGCGGGTATGCTCGTCGGCGTCCTCTCTGACATCCACGGCAACAAGCCGGCCCTCGACGCGGTGCTCGATGACATGCCCGCCGTCGACGCGCTGGTCTGTGCGGGCGACGTGGTCGGCTACAACCCGTGGCCCGGCTACTGTGTCGACACCATCCGCGAGCGCGACGTACCGACGGTGATGGGCAACCACGACCGTGCCGTCGTCACCGACACCAGCTTCGGCTTCAACTCGATGGCCGGCGCGGGCGTCCGGTACGCGCGCGAGACCCTCACCGACGCGCAGTTCGCGTGGCTGGAGTCGCTGCCGGCCGAACGCACCAGCTACGGCATCGACGTCGTCCACGGCCACCCCGACGACCCCGACCGCTACACTTACCCCGACATGTTCAGCGAGTCGCTGCTCGACGGGGACGCGCTCGTCATGGGCCACACCCACGTCCAACACCACGAGCGGTACGACTCGGGCGTCGTCCTGAATCCGGGCAGCGTCGGCCAACCCCGTGACGGCGACCCGGACGCGGCGTACGCACTGCTGGACACGGACGAGTGGACGGTCGAGGAACGCCGCGTCGGCTACGACATCGAACGCGTAGTGGAGCGCGTCAGAGAGAGCGACCTCCCCGAGGAAATCGGGACGCGGCTCCGGAAGGGTCGCTAGAAGTCGACGCCCTGCATCAACTCGAGCGCGCGCTCTTTGGCCTCCCAGTCGACGAAGATGGCCACGGAGGTCGCGGAGCTGATCACGTCGTGGACGGTGAGCCGCTCGTCTGCGAGCGGCGTCAGCGCCCGGTAAATCATCCCCGGCTCGCTCGGGAGGTTCCCGCCGGTGACGCGGATGACGGCGATGCTGTCGTCGACCGTGACGGACGACAGTGCGTCCTCGGCGACGACGGCCTCGTGGAGAATCGTCTCGGCCTCCTCGGCCTGCGCTGCGTCCACGTAGAAGGTGACCGAGTCCATCCCGGAGGCGACGGCGTCGATGTTGATTTCGGCCGCCGACAGCGGCGCGGAGAGCTCATTCAGGATGCCCGGGCGGTTCCGAATCGCTCGCCCCGCGACCGTGATGCAGGCGAGTTTCCCCTCCCGGAGGTCGATGAGGTTCTCGAACTGGCCTTCGATGTTGGTGCCGCCGGCGAGCAGGTCGCCGTGTTGGTAGTGGACGACGCGCACGTCCATCTCCTCGGTCTTGTACGCGAGCGCGGAGGGTGCGACCACCTCGGCCCCGCGGAAGGAGAGATTTCGGAGCTCGTCGACGCTGATTTTGCCGACGTTGCGCGCCCCCTCGACGACGGATGGGTCGCCGGTCATGACGCCTTCCACGTCGGTGACGATGACGACCTCGTCGGCGTCCATGTGTTTCCCCAGCATGACGGCGGTGGTGTCGGAGCCACCGCGGCCGAGCGTCGTCACGTTGCCGGCGTGGTCCTGTGCGAGAAAGCCCGTGATGACGGGGACGAACCCCTCTGCCGACATCGCCTCCGCGAGCGCGAGCGCCCGCCGGTTCGTCTCCTCGATGTCCACCTCGCCGTGGGCGTCGGTGATGATGGGCCAGTCCTCGCTGCCGGGTTCGAGAAACCGCGCGTCGATATCGCGGGCCGTGAGGGCGGCCTTCAACATCCGGACGGACGTTCGTTCGCCCATCGAGACGATTTCGGCGCGGTCGGCGTCGTCGGTCTCGAACTCGATTGAGTCGAGCAGATAGTCGGTCGTCGACCCCATCGCGCTGGCGACGACGGCCACGTCGTGGCCCGCCTCGACCGCGTCGGCAATCGAGTCGGCCGCCCGATTGACTCGGTCACCGTTGCCAAGCGAGGTGCCGCCGAACTTCGCTACAACGCGCATCTGCTCACCCGTAGGTCGTGTACGTGCATAGCAGAACTACCCTACCGTGGGGGATAATCCCTTTCATGCCACGAAAGATTGCCCTCACTCCGCGGCCGCATCGTCAGCCGTCTCCTCGCCCGACTCCTCGCCGTCTTCGTCGGCTGGCTCGTCGGGGTCGCCGGCCGTCTCGCCTTCGTCGCTCGCCTGCCTCGGCCACTTCTGCGTCACCATCCCGGTGCCGGGTTCGAAGTCGTAGCCGTGCCACTCGGGGTCGACGGCCGCGCCGTTCAGCTTCCGAATCCGCACCTGCTTCACCAGCCGGTCGCCCGAGGGCTCCTCGTCCAGCTTCAGCTCGATGAGTCCATCCATCACGTAGGTGAGGTCGTGGGGGAACGAGTCGCCTCTCCCCCCACCCCCACCGAAAGCCGCCCCTGCGAAGATGGGGACGAACCGCCCCTTGCACACGTCGGCACGCACGTCCTTCACGAAGTCGTACGCCTGTACCGGCTGGGTGAGCGTCCCCATCTCCGTCAGCGAGTCGATGACGACCAGCCCGTCGTCGACCATCTCGCGGCCCTCGAGCGCGTTGTCGAGCTTGTTCTCGATTTCGCGAATGTCGGTGGGGTCGCGGACGGTCGTGGTCGCGGCCTGTGCGACCGTCGAAAGATAGCGGTTCCACTCCCCCATCCGGTCGAACAGCCGGTCGCGGCCCTGGCCGTCCAGTCGGTAGGTGAAACAGTCGACGATGTGGAGCTGGCCCGACTCCAGGTACGGAAGCACGTTCCACTCCATCGCGATGAACTGCTGGACGACCGCGCTGGGCGGCTCCTGGAACGACGTGAAGACGACCGGCTCCCCCCGCTTGAGTGCGCGCCACACCAACTCCGCGCCGAGCGCGCGGTCGCGCGTCCCCGCCTCGCTGGCGACGAGGACGAAGGCGTTGCGCGGAAACCCGTTCGGCAGCGAGGCGTCGAGTCCCGACACGCCCGGCTGGATGCGGCGGTGGCTGTCGGCCGCGACGAAGGGCGTCCCCGTCTCGGCCAACCGGTTCCGACACGCCGTCGAACAGAACTGGTTGCCCCCGTGCTCGACTGGCGATTCGGGTATCGCCATCCGACAGAAGGCACACTCCCCCGAGTCGTCGCTCATGCGCGGCGGTATGTCACCCACCCACGAACCGGTTTCGGTCTCACGTATCAAGTGGGTCGCCCTCCAAACGACGGTATGCACCTGCGTGACGCCGTGGAACGCGACGCCGACTGGATGGCAGAGCTGACGGGCCGCCCGACGGACGTGACCCGGAATCTCGTCCACGACCGGACCGTTCAGGTGGCGG
This portion of the Halosegnis longus genome encodes:
- a CDS encoding aspartate kinase, translated to MRVVAKFGGTSLGNGDRVNRAADSIADAVEAGHDVAVVASAMGSTTDYLLDSIEFETDDADRAEIVSMGERTSVRMLKAALTARDIDARFLEPGSEDWPIITDAHGEVDIEETNRRALALAEAMSAEGFVPVITGFLAQDHAGNVTTLGRGGSDTTAVMLGKHMDADEVVIVTDVEGVMTGDPSVVEGARNVGKISVDELRNLSFRGAEVVAPSALAYKTEEMDVRVVHYQHGDLLAGGTNIEGQFENLIDLREGKLACITVAGRAIRNRPGILNELSAPLSAAEINIDAVASGMDSVTFYVDAAQAEEAETILHEAVVAEDALSSVTVDDSIAVIRVTGGNLPSEPGMIYRALTPLADERLTVHDVISSATSVAIFVDWEAKERALELMQGVDF
- a CDS encoding RAD55 family ATPase → MSDDSGECAFCRMAIPESPVEHGGNQFCSTACRNRLAETGTPFVAADSHRRIQPGVSGLDASLPNGFPRNAFVLVASEAGTRDRALGAELVWRALKRGEPVVFTSFQEPPSAVVQQFIAMEWNVLPYLESGQLHIVDCFTYRLDGQGRDRLFDRMGEWNRYLSTVAQAATTTVRDPTDIREIENKLDNALEGREMVDDGLVVIDSLTEMGTLTQPVQAYDFVKDVRADVCKGRFVPIFAGAAFGGGGGRGDSFPHDLTYVMDGLIELKLDEEPSGDRLVKQVRIRKLNGAAVDPEWHGYDFEPGTGMVTQKWPRQASDEGETAGDPDEPADEDGEESGEETADDAAAE
- a CDS encoding metallophosphoesterase family protein, encoding MLVGVLSDIHGNKPALDAVLDDMPAVDALVCAGDVVGYNPWPGYCVDTIRERDVPTVMGNHDRAVVTDTSFGFNSMAGAGVRYARETLTDAQFAWLESLPAERTSYGIDVVHGHPDDPDRYTYPDMFSESLLDGDALVMGHTHVQHHERYDSGVVLNPGSVGQPRDGDPDAAYALLDTDEWTVEERRVGYDIERVVERVRESDLPEEIGTRLRKGR
- a CDS encoding AIR synthase family protein, whose product is MPELGKVGGQFFREEIYPHLGADREDVYIGPQAGVDFGVLDVGGQALVLATDPLSLPPGLGFERAGRFALDICLADVAVSGIAPSHIAVGFSLPPELTDEQFAAAWRAMDDRARELGVSVATGHTARYAGVQFPWVGAATVLGVGDHDDVIRPDGAQPGDALLVTTGPAGETAGLFASMFPEQLDLDAETVAAGQARLDDVACVEDALALAAFDTHAMHDATECGVQGGLVEMADSAGVRIDIDRDAFTYGEGVRAVCDAIGVDPLQVTSSGTLLVAIDPTDAERAVERLAEQGTPAAVVGTVSDGEGVFESGERLAHPGSDPSWAAYDEYRSER
- a CDS encoding IMP cyclohydrolase gives rise to the protein MYVGRFVVVSPEVAAYRVSSRSFPNRHVYERDGALVVGPTEDAPETDNPYIAYNCVRTTDDTAVVGNGSHVDSITEKLALGYPARDALVTALHALDFEKDDYDTPRVAGTVSPEGAYIATVRRDALHVQAVTEPTLVATYERDTPAGYDLDATDPAGAARELYDADFEHAVCAAAVAPVDDGFETAYVNE